The sequence tcacttgcacgaccgaacggtgtgtataataataatagtgcacgtgcattggactaactggaatctgcaagcattcaattcaagagagaagacaaggtaatatgggctctaaattaaatcaacaatcatgcatatgagagccactaaacattttcaatatggtattctactcttgacccccaaaggaaagaaaagaaattatttacacgggaaagctcccaacaagcaaaagaagaacgagaaatctttttgagttttctttttaaatactactgcaagcatggaaaataaactaacTAACTTTTGGGTTTTCTATAAGGTTTATCAAactcacaagaagaaaactagaaaaagaaattaaactagcatggataatacaatgaaagagtatgagaacGGACAACTAGAGTagtatgtgaacatgaatgtaaagtcggtgagaaatacgtactcccccaagcttaggcttttggcctaagttggtctaatgccaaggatagcctggctgatatccgaagttataacaggggtcgtactgagatgcagcagccaatgcctcttgagctgcagcatgttggcgagctgcctccgctctcccctcgtgttcggctgcctcctccctggtaacaacatatcttcattttgcctggtaatcaaacaggaaaggagcagggagagtaacatggacagcgcgacatctgtcaaagattagtcgatactggaggaattgttcattcctcaaaagaaaatgatgtctgaccatcgcgtcataatctaaataagcgacAGGCAACTCTAAATTACCATcacgtggaggtataccaagataattagcaacacgggtcgcataaattcctccaaacaaatctccagatataccattattatgcaacttatgtgcaactattgcccccaagttgtaatctttattacctaatacaacactcttgaggacacaaagatcagggacacacatgtgacatgcttcatctttaccgttaatgcatctaccaatgaagagagcaaaataatgtatagcaggaaaatgaatgctccctatggtagcttgtgctatatcccttgattctcccacagtgatactagcaaggaaatctttatattcagatttgtggggttcatgaacattgccccactatgggagtttgcaagcagtagtaaaatcttctaagtccatggtataagattcatcataaatatcaaacaggacattctgagaattacgcgaagatgaaaatttaaaccttctcacgaatgaatcagtcaattagtagtactgaggacacttatcttgtatgaactcctcaagatcggcattacacacatatgtgtaaaattcatccttgatacctgcattaaccataaactcatctgatggccactcacaagcccgctcttcagcttcccttggtggttcatcgtcttgctcgcgcatagcacgcctaggtcttgtctttgttgaggaaccaccttggtacattctcctggacatatttctttcctctgaaaaattctgaaatttttagtaacttcaaaataaaagtgaataagacTAAACAAGATAGATAGCAACTACTCttataagtgcctagagcctatatcatgcattagaattacttgggacctcataaatttgacatgcaagctcaagaacagggtcacctatgcagcaaaaatttgcaatgaataaagcactagaacaaaaactaattggaccaatggaggagtcacataccaagcaataatctcctaaagcagttttgtgaatggagctttgagcaaggagattgaaaatcgcagcaaaataagctagaactcgtgcttgagctggatggggatttttttggaggaagatggagtgtgcgGGTGCAggtataagtggaggggggccaccgtgggtccacgagataggggggcgcacccagggggtgtgggcgcgcgctccaccctcgtggccaggtgcttgcccctcctgcagtgttctcagtgcctaaaatcctcaaataatccataaaaaatcatactaaatttgtagggcatttggagcacttttattttcgggatattttttattgcacgaataattcagaaaacagacagataatactatttttgctttatttattctaaattacagaaagtaaaaagagggtacagaaggttgtgccttctagtttcatcgatctcatgatcatcaaaaggaatccactaataaggttgatcgagtcttgttaacaaactcattccgaataacatgtaaccggagaaatttcgaataacactaggttacctcaacagggatatgaaaatccccaacaataagagtatcatactttttcttgacagtagggagaggaaattcaaaacctccaatatagttggaatttttccaatagaattgatgctgtgaacttgaggttgtttcctcgaaaagtgtaccgtatgctcattaccattaacatgaaaagtgacattgcctttgttgcaatcaataacatcccctgtagtattcaaaaagggtctaccaaggataatcgatatactatcatccttgggaatatcaagaataacaaagtccattaagatagtgacatttgcaaccacaacaggcacatcctcacaaataccgacaggtataatagttgatttatcggccatttgcaaagatatttcagtaggtgtcaacttattcaattcaagtctacgatataaagagagaggcataacactaacaccggctccaagatcacataaagcagttttaacatagtttgttttaatggagcatggtatagttggtacccctggatctccaagtttctttggtattccacctttaaaagtataattagcaagcatggtggaaatttcatcttccggtatctttcttttatttgtaatgatatccttcatatatttagcataaggatttactttaagcatatcagttaagcgcatacgtaagaagataggtctaatcatttcagcaaagcgctcaaaatcctcatcatcctttgtcttggatggtttaggaggaaaaggcatgggtttctgaacccatggttctctttctttatcatgcttcctagcaacaaaatctcttttatcataatgttgattctttgattgtgggttatcaagatcaacaacaggttcaatctctacttcattattattgctaggttgagcatcaacatgaacattatcattaacattatcactaggttcatgttcatcacctgattgtgtttcaacatcagaaatagaaatatcattgggattctcacgtgtgtctataacaggttcactagaagcatgaaaagtcctatcatttttctttttcttcttcctagaaggactaggtgcatatacattatttctctgagaatcttgctcgattctcttagggtggccttcaggatacaaaggttcctgagtcattctaccagttctagtagccactctaacagcaaaatcatgtttattatttaattcatctagcaaatcactttgagccttaagtacttgttcagcttgagtggtgaccatagaagcatatttgctaatgagtttaagttcacctttaactctagccatataatcactcaagcgtcctatcatgaaagcattattctttaactctctaccaacataagcattaaactttcttgtctagtcataaagtcatcaaattcatctaagcatgggctataaaatttagtagacgggatttcaactttatcatatctatagagagaatttacctttactacctgtgtcgggttatcaagacaatgtgtttcttcaacaggcgatatattaagaccatgtattttcttcaataggaggtaaattcttaacatcttcagctttaatacctttttctttcattgatttctttgcctcttgcatatcttcaggactgggaaatagaacacctctcttctccagagtaggtttaggaataggttcaggagttggctcaattggttcaggaattgcctcaggaattggctcaggaagagtgcaattattttcattagtcaacatattattcagtaaCAATTCAGCTcagtcgactgttctttccctgaaaacacaaccagcacaactatccaagtggtccttggaagcatcagttagtccattataaaagatattaagtatttcatttttcttaagaggatgatcaggcaaagcattaagtaatcggagaggcctcccccaagcttgtgggagactctcttcttcgatttgcacaaaattatatatttcccgcaaggcagcttgtttcttatgagcagggaaatatttagcagagaagtaataaatcatatcctggggactacgcacacaaccaggatcaagagaattaaacgaagttttagcatcaccctttaatgagaagggaaatatcttaagtatataataatagcgagacttctcatcattagtaaacagggtggctatatcattcaacttggtaagatgtgccacaacagtttcagattcattgccataaaaaggatcagattcaaccaaagtaattatctcaggatcaacagagaattcataatccttaacagtaacacagataggtgaagtagcaaaagcagtgtCAGGTTTTATTCTAGCATTAAGgaattgctgcttccatttagctaataacttcttaagatcatatctaacATTGCAAggaaaaatagctctagcagcttcttcatccataacataacccacaggaacaacaggcaattcataattagggggagaaccttcatcatcactattatcaataatttcattttcaataatttcattctctctaaccctagcaagttgttcatcaagaaattcacctaatggcacggtaatatcaagcatagaagtagtttcatcataaatatcatgcatagcagaagtggcatcatcaataacatgcaacatatcagaattcatagcagtagcaggtttaggtgtcgcaagcttactcaaaacagaaggagaatctagtgcagagctagatggcagtttcttacctcccctcgtagttgagggaaaatcttagttctttcgtctttcaagttcttcatactgaccagcagatataaatcccaagtgacacaaagaataaagctatgctccccagcaacggtgccagaaattagtcttgatgacccacaagtataggggatcgcaacagctttcgagggtagagtattcaacccaaatttattgattcgacacaaggggagccaaagaatattctcaagtaatagcagttgagttgtcaattcaaccacacctggataacttagtatctgcagcaaaatatttagtagcaaagtagtatgatagtaacggaaacagtagcaaaagtaacgatagtagttttgtagtaattgtaacagtagcaacgaaaagtaaataagcgaagcacaatatgtgaaaagctcgtaggcattggatcaatgatggataattatgtcggatgcgattcctcatgtaatagctataacatagggtgacacagaactagctccagttcatcaatgtaatgtaggcatgtattccgaatatagtcatacgtgcttatggaaaagaacttgcatgacatcttttgtcctacctcccgtggcagcggggtcctagtggaaactaagggatattaaggcctccttttaatggagtaccggaccaaagcattaacacatagtgaatacatgaactcctcaaactacggtcatcaccgagaagtatcccgattattgtcacttcagggttgtcggatcataacacataataggtgactatagacttgcaagataggatcaagaactcacatatattcatgaaaacataataggttcagatctgaaatcatggcactcgggccctagtgacaagtattaagcatagcaaagtcatagcaacatcaatctcagaacatagtggatactagggatcaaaccctaacaaaactaacttgattacacggTAAATCTCATCCaccccatcaccatccagcaagcctatgatggaattactcacgcacggcggtgagcatcatgaaattgatgatggaggatggttgatgatgacgacggcaacgaatccccctttCTGgatccccaaacggactccagatcagccctcccgagagagattagggcttggcggtggctccatgtcgtaaaacatgatgaaactttctccctgattttttttctctgtgaaacagaatatatggagttggagttgaggtcggtggagcatcagggggctcacgagacagggggcgtgccgcccaccctcgtggacagggtgtgggccccctggccttaattctttcgccagtattttttatattttccaaaagttatctctgtggattttcaggtcattccgagaacttttgttttctgcacattaaacaacaccatggcagttcagctgaaaatagcgtcagtccgggttagtttcattcaaatcatgcaagttagagtccaaaacaagggcaaacatgtttggaaaagtagatacgttggagacgtatcagcaagcacTCTCCACACCCTTCCGGTGACAAGAGTCATCACTCTGCCGGGAGCCAAGACCCACGCGTCGCCACGTCGAGAGGCGGCGTCGCGGTTCACAAGGCCGCTGCAGCTACGTCCAAGGACGACGTCGCGAGGTCCAAGACCACCGAACTGGTATGGAGGCGCACCGAGGCCATTGCAAGATGGACACGAGACACCTCCCTGCAACGACCCTGGTCGGCGCCCGGGTAAGGAGCATGTGTACCAGTCCCATGGTGCACATGGCATGCCACCACGTCAAGCTGTTGGTGAGCATCGACCGCGGCGGCAGGATGGAGATGGAGCCCCTTCTGGTTCATACAGAAGTCGAGGCACCTCTCAGTCTTTGCGCTAAATCATGCCCAAGCCGCTGACGGAGGTGTTGGCATAGGTGCAACTGTTGTTAGACTTTCATCCGGCTCCGGAGAAGATGGATGCGCagcgtgccaccatccagagcctcatGAGCTTCACCAACGAGGATGGGGTGCCGCCTACGGGGCCTCACAGTGGGAGCCAACAACGCACATGTGAGAGGCTATTAAGCAAGACATGGATGATGCTGTAACAGTGTAGTCCCCTCCCCGGCAAGTACGGCAGAGCCAGTGGTCGACGCCCGAGATGACGTGTCCATGGCGTCGTCTGATCCGCATGGCCGCCAGAACCGCCACCAAGACCAGCGCCACGTCATCAACGACCGACACATtgaggacgctcgaactaccatcgagcaaCGCCAGGAAGTATGTCATCAATCAATTGCGTGAGAAGGGCCGATGGTGAACGAGCCTGCGTTGGGGTTCCTTGGGTGCCTGCCCTATGATGTGGGCTGCCCAGCGATTACCCGTGAGCCGCGGCAAGTTCAATGGCCCTCTTCTCGAAACTTCAAGCCCGAATTGCCAAAAAAGTACGACGGCAAGCTCAACCCATTTGAGTTCCTTGGGATTTATACCATCACGGTGCAAGCCGCTGGTGACCGGGACAACAAGATTCTCGCCAACTATTTTCCGTTGGCGCTCAAGCCCAACGTGAGATCTTGGCTGATGAACTTGTCGGAGGGCTCTATCTCTTCTTGGTCGAATTTGTGTCACGTGTTCGTTGGGACTTATATCGGGGGCCATGTGCCTCCGGGAAAGCCCGGTGACCTCCACTTGATTCCATAGAAGGATAGTGAGTCCCTTTGCAAGTATGTCCAGCGGTTTAGCCGTGTGCACCACAAACATCCCTAACGTGCACCCCGTTGTTGTGATTGCTTCACTCCACACGAATGTTTGCAATCGCATGATGTGGGCTGACATGAACGTCCAGCAGGTGAACACCGTTAATGACATGTACACCTTGGGAGATCAGTGTGCTTGTGCTGAGGAGGGTAAGAGACTTCCCAGGGAGGACGCCGGAGCCGAGGTTGACTCCGAGCACGACAATGCATCCATCCCAGTCAAGCTGGGCCAGAAGCGCAATTACAAGTGCAAAGGCAAGGCAGTGATGGTAGTCGAGAGCTCCGGCAACTCATATGCCGCCAAGAAACCGAAGACTGACGGCTttggcaaggaggttgccgtgtGCGGTGATTGTCGGGAGGCTGCGGCAGGCAACAAGGCGGAGGGCTCCGACAaaccatactgcaagatccaccacactaAGGGCCATGACCATAAAAAAATTCGGCAAGTAGAGCAGCTTGCCGAAAAACAAAAGCATCCAGAAAAATGAGACCGCTCGAAACATCTGCGTTCTCAGCGGTTTGGGCTTCTTGGCCGTCCGATCGTCTCCTTTGATGCGATTCCGGCCGTCGGATCGAGCCGCCGGCAGATCTCATCCGTCCGATCCAGTCCCTCCCCGCTGTAGCACCCCTGTAGCAATGAAAGTTTGCCACCGCTTGTAAAACTGGATGGCCACTGAGGGCATTTTCATCATTTCCCATGGTTGAGAAAATATCCAATCACCACATGGGTGTGACCTAGCCGTCGCTCCTCCCACATTCGCTCatcccacctcctcctctccctcccgcGATCCCCTCTGCCTCGCACGCCGCCACCGCTCGCCCTCACGCCGCCTCCGCCTCAGCTCGCCCTCGCGCCGCTGCCGCCTCTGCCCCCGCTCGCCCTCGCTCCGCTGTCGCCTTCGCCTCCGCTCGCCCTCATCTCTGCTCATTAGGAGGAGCGCGGCTCACCGCTGGACCTCGCGAGAGAGGTCAGGGTTAGGGTCTCGGCCCGGGGTGGCTACTGCGGAGCTCCTGGCGGGCTACCTGCTCTGCCTGCTCGCGCTTGCGGTGGCCAAGGCGACCACGCTGCTCTGGGTCATGCATCGTCGCTCCACTCCACGATGCCATGTTGCTCCCCCGCGCCTCCTCCCGGTCCTCCAGGTCCACTCTCCCGCGCAGCTCCCCCGCTCCTTCCTCGCAGTCCTAAAATCCTTTCTTCCCTCCCATGAGCGCAGGAAGAAGAGGATGCATACGAAGTAAGGCTTTGGCTTTCCTCTCCTCCAAGTTCTTCCAGCATGAGGTAAGCTCCTGCCTGGTTCTAAACATGGTGATTTGTATCCTTCGATCTGACCACTGTACATGCGTTAGTTAGGCTGGATGGAGTAGGATTAGTTAGTGGATCGGATGCCAGATGCGTGGATGTGTGTTTGGGGGTTGCAATCAGTCAGATTTGTACTGTACTACTTCTGCTTGAACTCTAAAATTCAGTAAGGTTGGGGTTCCTTGCTCTGTTGAATTCTTCTGTGTGTAAAAGGGGGACCGAGTGATCCAGATGACATATCTTAATTTTTGTGCTGTGATTGAATTGCAGTTGCTCGGTACTGTGAGAACGTGGAGATGTGCAGGCTCACAGAGTGGATAAGTTGTAGATTGTGTATGGATAAGTAAGATATGTGGCTGCTAGGTGCAGGTTTGTAATTTTGTTTTAATTGTAGGGACATGTAGGTCCTTTATTTGTATTTCGGGCTCTTGTACTAATGTTCAGGGCAGTGGAAATCTTGTATAATAATCCGTACGTAGTTGAGACTAACAACAGAACGATGACATGTTTGTTTTTGGGCAAGAATTTATCATGGGGTGTGGGTGGTAAAGGAATAAAGAAGGTTGATATTCTTTTAATCTTTCTAATTCATTCTACCACAGTTATATGGAATGCTCTACTTCCAAATAGTTACATGGAAATGTCCACTGTCCATACACAATGAACTCCAACTTTCTCCAAATATTGTATATTAACCCAAGATGATTTTTATTTCATCTAAATGATTTTATAGGTACACAAAGATGATGAGGTCAGAGCCTTGTTTAAGCAAGTGCAAGGAGAAGTCCCTGGATTGCCTATAATCATTATGAAGGTGGCATCTCAGGTGATACGTGATACACTGTTAACAGTCATTA comes from Triticum aestivum cultivar Chinese Spring chromosome 5B, IWGSC CS RefSeq v2.1, whole genome shotgun sequence and encodes:
- the LOC123110306 gene encoding uncharacterized protein, which gives rise to MPCCSPAPPPGPPGRRGCIRSKALAFLSSKFFQHEVHKDDEVRALFKQVQGEVPGLPIIIMKVASQEPSIELFYWLNLAALEHPAALYPKTVTICKYYVLVAM